In the Sedimentisphaera cyanobacteriorum genome, GCCCGGGGAAAGCTTGCAGGCGCTGATTGCTTTCTTTCTGCAGCGTTCCGGTTTTTCGCCTTCCAAATAACCGTACCAAGCATCGGCCACGTAAAGATCGCTTTTATGCTCATTGCTCATATAACGGCTGTATTTCTTGCCCGCTATGAGCTTCATACGAATCTCTCTTTTCTTTTTTTTGTCTATCTTTTTTGAATCGGCAGCCAAACCTGCCAGTTCTGAAACGAGCTGTTTGATTTCCTGATGGGCTGTTTGAGCCTTGTTTTTCAGCTCATTAATTCTCTGCTCTCTGCTTACATCCCTGTCTATATTTCGACGCTCGGGAACCGCCCTTCTGCGGGGATTGTCGAAGCGATCTGCCGCTTGAAGGTTATTATAAGACACGAAAGAAAATATCACTGCGATTAAAACAGTTAATCTGATTTTCATTTATTACCCCTTTTTCCCTCGTATTATGCAAAATATTAGAATCCACTTGCCGGCATTTTAACATTGAATAAAAAAACTGCAAAGATTTAATTGTTTTTTAACGTCGTGCGCTTAAGATTTTCAAACTGGGATATGCCGAAAGCACCGAGGAATTATATAGATTTCAAAAGGCCAATTTATGGAAATTAAAAGCCTAAATGACATTAAAAACTGGGCAGAAAATTATATAAAAAGCTTTTACTGCGACGATAATTTCATAAACGAAAAGACAAGGCTAAAACATATTCACACCTACAAAGTAGCAGAGATAATCCGGGGGCTAGCAGAAAAACTCGGATTAGATAATCAGCAGATACTCCTCGCTGAGGCGATAGGTCTGCTTCACGATATAGGCAGGTTTCGTCAAATACAGCTTTACCGCACCTTTCAGGACAGAGACAGCGAAAGCCATTCTCTGCTCGGAGTGAAAGTTATAAAAGAGCTCGGAGTTTTAGACGGAATAGAACAGGAGAAAAGGGAAATTATTTTGGAATCAGTTAAGCACCACAGCGATATGGATGTAAGGCTCTCGCCCGGACTGCCTGCCTTAACTGACATTTATGTCCGATTGATTCGAGATGCAGACAAACTCGATATATGCAGGGTAATCAAAGAAACGCATAAAAAACTTATAAACTCAAATTACAGCGAGAATTTTCTGGTTACCCTCGGAATAAGCAGAAGCGAGGTAACAGACGATTACACCGAAGATGTGCTTCAGGATGTAATCCAGCGAAGACAGGCAGACTACAACAAAGTACAAACTCTAACAGACAGAAAGCTCCTGCAGCTGTGCTGGGTTTACGATTTAAACTTCAGGCAAACATTAGAACTTATGGTAGACGAGGGTTACTTGCAGTTCTTTTTCGATATCCTCCCTCACACTCCCGGCACAATGCAGGCCAAGGAGTCTGTTGCTGAGTATATAGAAAGCAAAGTTTCGGGACTCAGCTCAAGACTTTCGCTAAACAGCGGTGAAACAGGCTCTATTATCAATGCAGATTAAGCATATTTGCTAATTACGAACAAGATTTTTCAGGATGCGTAATTTGATTGTTGTTTTGTTGGGGCTGCTTAGGCAGCGCAAAATTTAACTTTTTTGAATTTAAATAATTAATTGCGAGGTAAAAGAATGAAACGCAGTTTATTTGCAGCAGTTTTAGTTTCGCTGATTGTCCCTTTTTCGGCATTTTCAGCCGGCATGACCGACTCGTTCAGCAAGGTTGTTGAAAAAGTTAATCCGGCAGTGGTTTTTATTGAGGTTACTCAGGAACGTGAAGTGGTAAGCTCACCGTTCAAGGAATTCGACTGGATACCTTGGGATAGAGGACAGAGAGAAGCACCCGAAAAAGAGAAGCAGATCATCAAAGGCAGCGGCAGCGGAGCGATAATAGACGCTGAAAAAGGCTATGTACTCACTGCTGCGCATGTAATCAAGGATGTAGATGCTGCAGTTGTACACCTGCCGGACGGCAGAGAATTTGATGCTATAGATTTTATATACGACACACAAACCGATGTTGGCGTAGTTCAGATTGACACAGAAGGCGAAGACCTGCCGGAAATTTCTTTTGGCGATTCTGACGAAGTGAAAGTTGGAGACTGGGTTCTCGCTATGGGCTCGCCTCTGGGCGAAACACTTGCAAATTCTGTATCGGCCGGGATAGTAAGCGGAAAGGGAAGAAAAAGCGGCATCCTCGGCAAGCTGGGCATTGAAAACTTCATCCAGACCGATGCGGTTATCAACAAAGGAAACAGCGGAGGCCCGCTTGTTAATACAAAAGGCAAGATCATAGGAATCAATTCAAACATCATCTCAAGAACAGGCTTTAATGCAGGGCTCGGCTTTGCGGTACCGAGCAACATTGCCTCGGATGTGGTAGAAAAACTCATCACAGAAGGCGTAATCGTGCGCGGCTGGCTTGGGGTAACAGTATCTCCGCTGGATGCGATAGAAGATGAGGAAATGCTGGAAGATATCCCCGAACGCATCATGGACAGAGGCGGGGCATATATAGTTGATGTGTTAGATGATGGCCCTGCTGACGAGGGAGATATGGAAGCCGGCGATATAGTGCTTTCTATCAACGGCGAAGAGATTAAAGATGCAAGCGAGCTAATTGAGATTATCAGCTCTATGGAGCCGGAAACTGAAGTTGAGATTCAAATCTTAAGAGACGGCGAAAAAGAAGAGCTGGAAGTTGTCCTCGGGATACGCCCGGGCACAGGACGTCAGGACGGAAAAGGCGTAGTTACCGGCAAAGACAGAGAAACCGAATCGTTCAAGAAAATCGGAATCGCTATTGAAAAATACAACGAACAGGGCGAGGAAGACTTCTCCGATGGTGCTGTGGTTAGATACGTCCGTCCGGACTCAATCGCTGAGCAGTTCGGAATTGAAGTGGGCGATCGGATTATGGAAGTAAACGGAAAGAACTTCGATGAAGCCGAAGATTTCCAGGAACTCATTGAAGACGCTGACCTTGAGGACGGGATACTGCTGAATGTAGTAACCAAGAAAGGCAAGGAAAGAAAAGTTTACCTCAAGGAATTCTAACAGAAATTGATTATGAAGCCCATAAGACGCATCGGTTTGAAGCTGATGCGTCTTTTTCTTATTAATCCTTGACATAGCTAAAAAATAATCTAAACTCCAAGCAGTCTTTGAAAATTGAAAATGTGCAATAGTTTAAGGGAACGCAGTGAAAAACTGCGACGGACGCGCCGCTGTGAGCGTTTCGGGTTGCCCGAAGACTGCTTCATTAAGCCACTGCCAAAGGCGGGAAGGCGAAGCAGTTATACGCAAGTCAGAAAACCTTTCTATTGCTTTAATGCTTGTTCTCGCGTTACAGGACAGAGGCATATTAAAACATTATGTGAAAATTGTTTTTAATAAGGCCTTGTTCTCTTTGCGGGAGCAGGGCCTTTTTTATTAACTTTTTCCATAAGGAACGTGTATCTATGAAAAATTTTATTGTAATGTTTTGTCTTTGTTTTGTTGGCGGAGTGCTTGCAGAAGACCCAAACACAGTTGTCTGTGATGAAATCATTGGAAGCGGAAACTCAATCTGCTACCTATCGATCGATTTCGATACAGACCTCAGCAATGATGATGTAACCTACGGCTATATGTTTGAAGCCGGCCAAAGCGTAACAGGGCTCGATGTGATCGATGCGTTAGCTGCTGAGGGTGTGATTGAATGTGATTACACAATTAGCACTTACGGCGCATTTATTACTCGATTCGCAGCGGGCGGAAGAGATTATGAGGCTGTCTGGGGCTCACAGGCTCAGCAATGGTGGGCATACTACACCTCCGAAGACGGGCAGAACTACTCCCAGAGCTTCACAGGAGCGGCTTCGAGAACGCTTTCCGACGGCGATTTCGACAAATGGGTTTATACAATCGAAGGCACAAGTGATTTCGGTATGTGGGTTACCGATACTAACGGAGATTTTGACGGGTCAACCTACAAAAAACCGGAGAATATTACAGGCAAACCGGCAAGCTCTTTCTTTGATTCATGGTCCGGACAAACTCGGCTGACGAAGGTTGTGGAAGCACCTTACGGCGAAAACACCCTGCTTTCTGTCAATGAAGGAGAGTATGCTGTCGTAAAATTTGACCACAAGGTTATGGACGACCCTTCAAACCCATACGGGAAAGATTTCATTCTTTTCGGGAACGCTTTCTACACCTGTGAGTCCGGCTGGGTGGATGATGACAGCGATATGTCTGAGTTTTATACAAGCGGGGGTATCTGGAGCGAAGAAATTACAGTTTCTGTAAGCAAAGACGGAGAGAACTGGTACACCTACAGCTCAGGCCCGTTTGCAGACGGAGAATTCCCCACACAGGGCTTTCACTGGGATCAGGACAAATACGACAGCGAAGGGTATGGCTGGACATCCATTGAGAAAGACTTCACTCAGCCAGTTGACCCATCAATCAAAGACACACTCCTCGACGGAAGCACTGTGGATATTGCAAGCATTATAGATGCTTACGGCACCAGCGGAGGCGGCACCGCATTCGACCTTCAGGAAAGCGGCTTTGACTGGATTAAGTATATAAAAATCGAAGGCAGCGGCGGCGAAATTGATGCAGTTGCTGATGTAACCTACTGCGGCGATGCTCAGCATCCTCAGCCTGCAGGCGATGTTACTGGAGACTGCCGGGTTAACATTGAAGATTTCGCTCAGATGGCAGCAGACTGGATGAGCTGCACTTGGGGCTGCCAAGACCTGCAATAAAAACTCAATTAACATATCTCAGGGAGCGGATACTTATCTGCTCCCTAATATTTATATGAACAGAAGACTAAAAAATCAGGGATTTACGCTCATCGAGCTTTTGACAGTAACAGCTGTTATCGGAATGCTGATTGCATTATTACTTCCAGCTCTGAACAAGGCAAGGCAGGAGGCTAAATCTTCTGTATGCAGGAACAAGCTCAGACAGATGTCCTTAGCTGCCAGCGCTTACAACAACACCTATGACGGCTATTTCCCCCCTGCTTACGACTTCAAGAAAACTGATTCCGGATTTTTAAACATAAACTGGGATTTCATAATAGAAAATTCAACCAAAATTAAACCCGGACTGCTGTGGATGGGAGAAAGTCAGCCCGAGATTCAGCAGTGCCCTTCATTCAAAGGAAATTCCAACACACCGTCAGACATATACACAGGCTACAATTACAATACAAGCTATATAGGCCGAGGGGCGAATGAAACAATAAGCAGACCGGCTAAAATTGAAGAAATAAGCCGCCCTTATCGTTGTGCTGTTTTTGGAGATGGTGAATTTTCCGGCGGGGCTAACAAGTTTATGCGAAGCCCTGAGCCAAGCAGATTCGACAAGTCTTTCAGCGGAAGAAACGCAGGCACGCAAGGTTTCAGGCATAACGGAAAAACCAGCATTGTCTGGGCAGACGGCCACGCAAGCTCACAGCGAAAATGTTTTGCTGAAAGAAGCGATGCAAGCAGAAGCGATATAGAAAACATTGCTGAAGGCACAGGATTTTTGTCCGCAGACAACTCTGCATACAGCCTGAAAAAATAAAAGGCCGCCCAAAAAAAACAGACGGCCTTTATCTAAACAATTATGAAAGGGTCTCAGTCTGCCTTAATATCATGGTTTAAGCCGATAGACTTATTGTAAGTATTGAAAAGGCTCATCATCGAAGCCATCTCTATGGCTGCTGTAATTTCTTCATCAGTTATGCCCTGCTGCTTGGCAAGAGCTCTGTGGGCATCGATGCAGTAGCTGCAACCATTAGCCGCGCTCACAGCAATCGCTATAAGCTCTTTGGTTTTTCCATCCAGCCCAGACCCAGCGGTTTCCATAACCTTCAAAACGCCTTCGAGGAAATTGCCGTTTCTGCCCATAGCCTGAAAGGTTTCGGGCACGAATCCAAAATTCTTTTCCAGATTATTTTGAATCTCGACAGCCTTTTCATCTCCTGTTTTGTTGTAAAGTTTTGTAATAGCCATAAATGTTTCCCTTTATAAATATTGATATTTTAGTACAGCTTTATAAACCCCGTTGAGCCGATCTGAACAGACCTTTGATGGAGGGAAGTCGGTATTGCGAGGCTGAAGCCTAATACTTCCCTCATTTTCATAATATACTCTCTTAAAGGTAGCCTCAAAAGGGTCTTTGAATCTTACGAAGCAGTCATCACCGTTGTTCACAGCTCTTGAAGGCGAGAAGACCACAATATCTCCCTCGGAGTATTCGGGCATCATTGAATCCCCCACCACCCTCACAGCAAAAGCGTTTGGATCGTTCAGCCCTGGGCAATTGATGTATTCATCAGCAAAGCCGGCAGGGTAAGACAAATCCCCAAACTCAGCCGGATAGCCGGCACTGACTTTATTGATTACAGGAATAACCCCGGAAACACTGTTGCTGCGAAAATCTTTTATGTCTAAATGATGCTTCTCGAGAAACTGCCTAACCTGTCCGGTATTATCTTCCTGGAGCATTTCAGAAAGAATCCGCCTGAACCTTTCATTTTCCACAAATGAACCTTCGATCTGGTCTCTCAAAGGCATAGGCATTTTTTTCATCTCGGCCAGATATAACAGCTCGCCCCTGTCAAAACCAAGCAGGTCTTCCAGTTTCGTCAAAAATTCCTGCCCGGGAGGATTGCGGACTTTCCCTGTTTCAACGGTGGATATATACGGCTTTGAATAGCCGATCTTCTCGCTTACTGCGTCGAGTGTAAGCCCAAGTTCTTTCCTTCTCTTCCTTATTATCTTTCCAAGTACCATCGTTTTCCCGCTATGCTTTTCAATGAAAGTTTATGCAGAAGAAAGTTAAAATAAAACCATTACTTACCATATAATCATAATAGAAACAGACGCCTGAATCACGTAAAAAATTTTTTTGCATATAATTTGAATTCGGCAGAATCTTAACAGCCCCGTTATTGC is a window encoding:
- a CDS encoding HD domain-containing protein; this encodes MEIKSLNDIKNWAENYIKSFYCDDNFINEKTRLKHIHTYKVAEIIRGLAEKLGLDNQQILLAEAIGLLHDIGRFRQIQLYRTFQDRDSESHSLLGVKVIKELGVLDGIEQEKREIILESVKHHSDMDVRLSPGLPALTDIYVRLIRDADKLDICRVIKETHKKLINSNYSENFLVTLGISRSEVTDDYTEDVLQDVIQRRQADYNKVQTLTDRKLLQLCWVYDLNFRQTLELMVDEGYLQFFFDILPHTPGTMQAKESVAEYIESKVSGLSSRLSLNSGETGSIINAD
- a CDS encoding trypsin-like peptidase domain-containing protein, which produces MKRSLFAAVLVSLIVPFSAFSAGMTDSFSKVVEKVNPAVVFIEVTQEREVVSSPFKEFDWIPWDRGQREAPEKEKQIIKGSGSGAIIDAEKGYVLTAAHVIKDVDAAVVHLPDGREFDAIDFIYDTQTDVGVVQIDTEGEDLPEISFGDSDEVKVGDWVLAMGSPLGETLANSVSAGIVSGKGRKSGILGKLGIENFIQTDAVINKGNSGGPLVNTKGKIIGINSNIISRTGFNAGLGFAVPSNIASDVVEKLITEGVIVRGWLGVTVSPLDAIEDEEMLEDIPERIMDRGGAYIVDVLDDGPADEGDMEAGDIVLSINGEEIKDASELIEIISSMEPETEVEIQILRDGEKEELEVVLGIRPGTGRQDGKGVVTGKDRETESFKKIGIAIEKYNEQGEEDFSDGAVVRYVRPDSIAEQFGIEVGDRIMEVNGKNFDEAEDFQELIEDADLEDGILLNVVTKKGKERKVYLKEF
- a CDS encoding type II secretion system protein; this translates as MNRRLKNQGFTLIELLTVTAVIGMLIALLLPALNKARQEAKSSVCRNKLRQMSLAASAYNNTYDGYFPPAYDFKKTDSGFLNINWDFIIENSTKIKPGLLWMGESQPEIQQCPSFKGNSNTPSDIYTGYNYNTSYIGRGANETISRPAKIEEISRPYRCAVFGDGEFSGGANKFMRSPEPSRFDKSFSGRNAGTQGFRHNGKTSIVWADGHASSQRKCFAERSDASRSDIENIAEGTGFLSADNSAYSLKK
- a CDS encoding carboxymuconolactone decarboxylase family protein — encoded protein: MAITKLYNKTGDEKAVEIQNNLEKNFGFVPETFQAMGRNGNFLEGVLKVMETAGSGLDGKTKELIAIAVSAANGCSYCIDAHRALAKQQGITDEEITAAIEMASMMSLFNTYNKSIGLNHDIKAD
- a CDS encoding helix-turn-helix domain-containing protein; the protein is MVLGKIIRKRRKELGLTLDAVSEKIGYSKPYISTVETGKVRNPPGQEFLTKLEDLLGFDRGELLYLAEMKKMPMPLRDQIEGSFVENERFRRILSEMLQEDNTGQVRQFLEKHHLDIKDFRSNSVSGVIPVINKVSAGYPAEFGDLSYPAGFADEYINCPGLNDPNAFAVRVVGDSMMPEYSEGDIVVFSPSRAVNNGDDCFVRFKDPFEATFKRVYYENEGSIRLQPRNTDFPPSKVCSDRLNGVYKAVLKYQYL